A window of Geotrypetes seraphini chromosome 16, aGeoSer1.1, whole genome shotgun sequence genomic DNA:
gcaggagagatttggagtaaggcaggagagattcggggcaggcatgAGAAGAacgggagattcggggcaggcaggagagatcagaagatcggggctgagagcagggtggcagaaggtagggcagtcagaaaggacctcagTGACTCAGCAGTCTCTCAGCAGCCTcttatttttggattggccagcccagttggtgttgcttttttattttagtgaatcgtgtcctgcctgcatttgaatgccgttctccctcatttgcatgcgcagatcggaggatgatcgggacagaggttaatgaatcgggttggagggaaattgggttgTAAAGGGGTTGCTAAGTGTTCGGAAGTTGATCAGtgggcttaatgaatctagccctaattgTTCCTGAAAATCAACAATGCTGTAAAATGCCTTGAGTACCTTTTGGAAAGATAGAATAATAGTGATTACATGTCTCATTTAGCCATACGCATGTTGACCTCATTCTGAGAAAAAGGCAGGTCTCCTTTCTTTAACTCTATATACGCTAATCCCATTTTGGGAAGAGGGCAGGTCTCCTTTAACCCTATCCATCGTGATTCCATTTTGAGAAAAGGGCAGGTCTCCTTTCTTTAACTCTATATACGCTAATCCCATTCTGGGAAGAGGGCAGGTCTCCTTTAACCCTGTCCATCGTGATTCCATTTTGAGAAAAGGGCAGGTCTCCTTTCTTTAACTCTATATACACTAATCCCATTCTGGGAAGAGGGCAGGTCTCCTTTAACCCTATCCATCGTGATTCCATTTTGAGAAAAGGGCAGGTCTCCTTTCTTTAACTCTATATACGCTAATCCCATTCTGGGAAGAGGGCAGGTCTCCTTTAACCCTATCCATCGTGATTCCATTTTGAGAAAAGGGCAGGTCTCCTTTCTTTAACTCTATATACGCTAATCCCATTCTGGGAAGAGGGCAGGTCTCCTTTAACCCTATCCATCGTGATTCCATTTTGAGAAAAGGGCAGGTCTCCTTTCTTTAACTCTATATACACTAATCCCATTCTGGGAAGAGGGCAGGTCTCCTTTAACCCTATCCATCGTGATTCCATTTTGAGAAAAGGGCAGGTCTCCTTTCTTTAACTCTATATACGCTAATCCCATTCTGGGAAGAGGGCAGGTCTCCTTTAACCCTATCCATCGTGATTCCATTTTGAGAAAAGGGCAGGTCTCCTTTCTTTAACTCTATATACGCTAATCCCATTCTGGGAAGAGGGCAGGTCTCCTTTAACCCTATCCATCGTGATTCCATTTTGAGAAAAGGGCAGGTCTCCTTTCTTTAACTCTATATACGCTAATCCCATTCTGGGAAGAGGGCAGGTCTCCTTTAACCCTATCCATCGTGATTCCATTTTGAGAAAAGGGCAGGTCTCCTTTCTTTAACTCTATATACGCTAATCCCATTCTGGGAAGAGGGCAGGTCTCCTTTAACCCTATCCATCGTGATTCCATTTTGAGAAAAGGGCAGGTCTCCTTTCTTTAACTCTATATACGCTAATCCCATTCTGGGAAGAGGGCAGGTCTCCTTTAACCCTATCCATCGTGATTCCATTTTGAGAAAAGGGCAGGTCTCCTTTCTTTAACTCTATATACGCTAATCCCATTCTGGGAAGAGGGCAGGTCTCCTTTAACCCTATCCATCGTGATTCCATTTTGAGAAAAGGGCAGGTCTCCTTTCTTTAACTCTATATACGCTAATCCCATTCTGGGAAGAGGGCAGGTCTCCTTTAACCCTATCCATCGTGATTCCATTTTGAGAAAAGGGCAGGTCTCCTTTCTTTAACTCTATATACGCTAATCCCATTCTGGGAAGAGGGCAGGTCTCCTTTAACCCTATCCATCGTGATTCCATTTTGAGAAAAGGGCAGGTCTCCTTTCTTTAACTCTATATACGCTAATCCCATTCTGGGAAGAGGGCAGGTCTCCTTTAACCCTATCCATCGTGATTCCAGTTTGAGAAAAGGGCAGGTCTCCTTTCTTTAACTCTATATACGCTAATCCCATTCTGGGAAGAGGGCAGGTCTCCTTTAACCCTATCCATCATGATTCCATTTTGAGAAAAAGGCAGGTCTCCTTTCTTTAACTCTATATACGCTAATCCCATTCTGGGAAGAGGGCAGTTCTCCTTTAACCCTATCCATCATGATTCCATTTTGAGAAAAAGGCAGGTCTCCTTTCTTTAACTCTATATACGCTAATCCCATTCTGGGAAGAGGGCAGTTCTCCTTTAACCCTATCCATCATGATTCCATTTTGAGAAAAGGGCAGGTCTCCTTTCTTTAACTCTATATACACTAATCCCATTCTGGGAAGAGGGCAGGTCTCCTTTAACCCTATCCATCCCAATTCTTTATGATGAAACAGATTCCCCCACGCCTTGGTGCAGATGTTGAGAGAGCTCAAAGACTGTGAATGAGCCTGTgtttctatgggctagattcactaagctcaccgatcgtgtcccaaccagTTTGCGAGCATTCCCCgaccctgacctgattcactaaccttcagGCCGATCAATCTCCCAACCGatctgatccagccatgcaaatgaggagaaatggcatGAGGTGCTGATTGTTATCCGAGAGAGataaagataatggttactgtggacgggcagactagatgggccatttggcctttatctaccttcatgtttctatttacTAGTAAGAGAGCAGAAATGGTTGTAACTCTTCCTGTTTTTTATTTTCTATCCTACGGGAGACTGCAGCCAAGCTCGAGAGATAGGGAGGAGGAGTTAACAGAAGTGAGCCAAGAGCCACAGGTAGCACCTAACATGATTGGTTGCACAACGCTCTGTGGGCGGAGGAACTCCTTCCCCCTTTAGCGCTGATTGGGGGGACATTacaaaacagagagtgggttggGGTTCCCCAGGTCCCTGCCTAAACGCAGAGCGGGAGCGGGACATGTGAAGTTTAGTGTGGATGGTTGGAAGTCCCGTTGGGGGCTGGCAGTGGGTACTGCAGTGTCTCTTGCAGGTAGCCTGTTTCCGATATTGTGTAGGCACACGTTAGCTCTTCAACTAGACATGTGAAAACTATTTGAAACGTCACTATAACTTGACACTGCATAAAGAATCAAAGATATGTATTCTGGCTGCacaaattgaaatgattcctgCACATGCGTCTCGATCGCTCTACAGAGATCCGTGGGATCGCTTGCAGGCATGCGTCTGATCAGATCATTTGAATGCAGGAACTGTTATGAATCGGTCACTCGGCAAGACTCGGCCACAAATCGCCCAGCAACGATCCGGGACacagagtttagtgaatctaggcctatgtctCTGAGCTAAGATTTCAATGGATCTCATCTTGACCAAGGCTGCCCACCCGGATGTAGCTGTCTCATGCCTCTGGGTGTACCCTCAAACTTAACAGAGGGGTGAAACTACTTCTGatgggaaggaacagaaagcCCTTCCAAGCTCTGAATCTGTATTTCTCTTTTCCTCTAAATAGGATTTACCTGTTCTTTTTGTTTCCCCAACTCAACTTATGAGATGttttgatcaggaattttctGCTGACCTGTGCTGCAGATTTAGGGGCTCatattcaaagcacttagacacacaaaatacCACACATTACTATGGTATTTTTTGTGTCTAAAAAAGTGCTTTAAAAATGGGCCCCTTATCCTTATTAACTATTGTATATGTTTGCCTTGACCAGATGATAAGCTCTATGGAACAGGGACTGACTCTTTTTTATGTATTAACTAGGTCTCCCAGCTTTATGTTTTGCTTCACTTGCTGGAGCAGTATCAGTTGGAGGTAATCCCTGCTGACAGGATAAAATATTCTAACGGGATGGTCCAAAAAAGTTACCAGCCCTCACACCTTTAAGCAGGGCATTGAAATTCAAATTTTAGTTTCTGGTGAACAAAAGGGTTGGAAATAGTGTTCAGGGGGTGCAAGGCCTCTCAGATGCTCTGGACGGCCCCaggaatgactttttttttttttttttacaagtgaTCTGAGGCACCTGGAGGTGTTAATTAAGGTATCAACAGACATTTCTGCCCAGAATGTCTTCAGCTTTGAACTGGCAGATACCAAACATCAGAGAATGAAAAACAGGCAGACTCCTGCACATTCCCTGTTGTCTCATGGCAGGATGTGTTACCAAAACTCGGTCCTCCTGCACAGTCTTTGGTACAGACAGACACACTCAGCCCTCCTGCACAGCCTTGCTGTCTCAAGGCAGAATGTGTTATAGACACACTCAGTCTTCTTGCACAGTCCTCACTCTCCCATATTCAGGTAGTAAGACCATTTTTGTATCTCACATCAGAAGGACTAGTTTCCCCTTTCCTATTACTAAAATGGAGTAGCTTCAGAGAGGTTTCTTTCCCCCCTTTCTATTTGCCCTTCCAAACCCCCTTCAGCAAGTTGTTTCTAAGGTTTGCAAAACAAAACATTTGATCTTGAATGGGATTGTGTCTTTCCCCAAGTCCCACCCGCCCacatgcttttttttgttttgttttgtgaggCAGAGTTGTTAATGGGATGGGGCTGGTCCAGTCTCTATAAAGCTGGACCTGGACAGGGGGCTGAGTCCTAGTTAATCTTTCCTGGCTGCTCTGCTACtcctgtttgggggttttttttttttctttttctgtttcacCTTCTTGCACTTTTAGCAATATGCTTGTTCCTACATCAGTACCTGAACCTCAGCTCTACCAGGATGCCACTGACCTGAACTTCCATGAGTATTTCTGGGGCTCAGCTGAACCTGTGTCAGTGCTCCCTAACCCCCAGCAGGCAGCAGCTGGACTTAGCCCAAACCCAGAGGCTCTAGGAAGGTGGAACCCAGGTAAGGTCATGTTGTCTCTTCCTTGTGAGATGACATCTGTGTACCCAGCCCTGCATCTGGATGCAAGAGGGGGGCAGAGGGCCCTGTTTTGGGCTCTGACGTACCTGTAGGGGTGGGCAGGGCTGAGTGTGGTTCTCTTTGTGCTCAACTGTTTGGGTAACAGGATTACTTGGCTTTAACACTGAGggctttttttttactaaggtgcgctagcgtttttagcatgcgctgcattGGCCCCCCGCTAcacgccaagaactaatgccagctcaatgctggcgttggcgTCTAGCACACGGGGCAAtgcagcacatgctaaaaacactagtgcaccttagtaaaaggaacactTACTTTACTCTCTTTGGGGTCTGGGTTAAGGTTAtttatatggctccagaaaagagaGGACAGCTTGAGACATCCAGACTTTACTGCCATTGAAAGCACTTgcaagtaaaaacccagatgtctcaatgtgttctcctttttctggagtcatatggcaaTCCTAGTCTgatcttatcttttcttttacttaTGGTGTTCTTTTCTGATTCTTTTATTAGCTTATATACTGCTTTGATATTTCTatgaaaggtggtatattaagaCTTTTAAATAAAATGCCTAACAGGAAATAGTTTATGATTTATCTGGATGGAAGTTAATCTGGTAACTTAAATATAGCAAAAATTACTAAACAGTGACACCCTAAGACCAGTGGACTTGCCAAATCACTTTTAGAACCTGATCCCCCTGGGAAAGGAAGCCTGAGACTGGCTACTGtggagaatatatatatatatatttttttttttcccttaatatgcttttataataataattgtCCTTATTCTTTCTCCTGTTTCTTGTCACAGCTATGCATCTATGCAAAAATTTATTTAGTACTTTGCTTTGAAAGTACTGTCGGTTTTTAGGAGAAATTAATCCTAAATCTTATTTTGCTTGGTCAGTTATTTCTGCTTGTGAATTGCAAGAAAGGGGCTGGGTTAGGAAAATGGGCAGAACTGAGATCGGATCTCAGGACCAAAGAGCTTACTATTCCAGTTAAGGGATGGCAAGTTATCCAGTTTCAGGCTGGAGACTTGTGGCCAGTCCTGGGTCTGAACTTATAGCCCAAAGCAATGTAGGATTTGAAATAGTAATTTCAATGGGTAGCATTAGGAActacaagtcccataatgcatcagaatGGGGATGGTCAGCAAACCAACCTGAAACTGTAAATATAAGCCTTTCAATGTGTTCTTGTTATGCAACTTTTCTCAATGTCCTTAGCTTTGTGTGGCCTAAAACTATAAActattttgctttctttttttttttttttacataacttCTGTTTTAACTCAGACTTTTATACAATGTTCCTTTCTGAGCAGGATGGCAGGACTCTGGCTCGCCCGTagctgagatccctcctgcctcaaccAAAGTGAAAGTAGAGCTTTCCTCCCTGAACCcgggggagggagaaaagaagGCAGGTAGAAGGCCCAAGGCCCGCACCGTGTTCACTCAGGAGCAGCTCTGGGCCCTACGGCAGCACTTCCATAGGCAGCATTACCTGACGCCCCTTCAGATCCAACAAGTGGCTGCGACCCTGGGGCTCACAGCCAAACAggtactattgagacagacatgggggaaactacTGCTCGCCttgggatcagtggcatggaaccTTGTTACTCTCTCAGGGATTAAGGAATCTTGcttgttctttgggattctgcctgaatgttgccactatttgTGTTTCTGCCCAAGTTCTtgtgccctggattggccactgttggaaataagaGACTGGGTTagattagggcaggggtgtccaatgtcggtcctcaagggccgcagtccagtcgggttttcaggatttccccaatgaatatgcatgagatctatttgcatgcactgctttcaatgcatattcattggggaaatcctgaaaacccgattggactgcggccctcgaggaccgacattggacacccctggattagggttaccatatttttggcAGTAAAGCCCCAGATACGTGGCCCCGCCTAATTCtgctcccagccccaccccccacaaagcctcctctcgtcTTCCCCGACGAACTCCAGCCATGTCTGGAAGGCCTGGAgtatgcgcggatgtgtgtgacatccgcatatgctcagaggccctccaggtgcggccggagctcgttggggctttccGAAACCTgggcaaactgctgggttttggaaaatccatcCAGGAGCCTAGACagctgggttttcccggatgtcggGTAACCCTAGGCTAcatgggaccattggtctgacccattaaggctattatgttcttataggacTATGGATTATGTTCTTATAGGACTCCACCCAAATCAGATCTTCTCCCTCTCTGCatctccccccccaaaccccaccccccacacactttacagGCAGAAACCAATTTTAGCTGTTACTGGTGCTTAATGATGACTATTGGGCACTTGACTCAATAGGCCAAGACCCAATATAAGAGGGACAGAGCTGTGGGGGTGGTAGATAAGGGACTCTAAAGACTACCAATGTAGAGCACGACAGAGCTGAGAATTTGAACTCTTAATAGATCTGTGTTGGCgtctttccctcttcctcaacTGTAGTTTATTCAGTTTGATTCTCAATACGCTGCTTTTCTGTAACACCTCATAGTAGTTGTtggtattttcttgtccctggtgggctcacaatctctcttgTATCGCTTTCTAGGTAAAGACCTGGTTCCAGAATAGAAGAATGAAGTTAAAGCGGCTTCACAAGGATGATGTGTGGCTGGACCAGGCTTCCTGGATAACACAGGTAACCCTGGATGTCTTGGATCAGTGGTGAGCCTGTCTTGGCAGCTACCCAGGGTGAAGTACCTCCCTCCTCCAGTGGGTGTGGGCATGTGTACAACTGTTGGCGCTGCAGATCGCCTGTCCTGGAACAGGAAATTGTTGTCGGAAGGGGCAGGGACCATGATGGAACGGACAGTTGTATGCTTGCAGATCGCAGCCCAGTGGGAGTGTAGACTGACCCAGCAACCTGCccttggttagggttaccagacatccggaaaaaCCCTGACATGTCAGCTTTTTGGAGGACCGTCCAGGTTCCCAGATGGACTTTACAAAATCTTgcctttgtctgggttttggaaagccaccaatgagctctggccacatcgggagggcctctgagcatatgcCAATGATGTCGTACACATCAGCGCATGCTTCAGGCCCTTCAGATACGGCTGGAGCTTCGTCTTGGGGTGGGGCTTGAAGCTGACCTGGGCGGGGCTTGGACAGAGTGGGGTGGGGCTacaggtggaacagggcggggttgaaaaatatggtaaccataCCCTTGCCAAACTAGGCCTTGGATGTTGTATGAGGCGTCCTACATTTATTCTTTACTGATCCTCAAGTGTTTGATGTGGAAATTGTCAACCTGCATGCTTTTGGGTGGCTTTTTGGAAACTGAGAGCTCTGGCTTTAGAATGTACATTTGAGTACTAAAATTAAGAGAGATAGTGGTGATGTCCC
This region includes:
- the LOC117350645 gene encoding homeobox protein NANOG-like; amino-acid sequence: MLVPTSVPEPQLYQDATDLNFHEYFWGSAEPVSVLPNPQQAAAGLSPNPEALGRWNPGWQDSGSPVAEIPPASTKVKVELSSLNPGEGEKKAGRRPKARTVFTQEQLWALRQHFHRQHYLTPLQIQQVAATLGLTAKQVKTWFQNRRMKLKRLHKDDVWLDQASWITQVPNYGDPLPSSQEHLATSSCAQSGTTFTQSTNYNCLQVNYSAFPSSPASASQHSPYYPMYNPVQVYNPQARQEQTSTFSSSPPLHFSGPDHVTLCTRQRQLLEQGDLGVSQFL